From Zonotrichia leucophrys gambelii isolate GWCS_2022_RI chromosome 19, RI_Zleu_2.0, whole genome shotgun sequence:
CTGAAACACTTCCAGCCGTTAATTgaagagaggggggaaaaaataaaaaatgggagagaagggagaaattAGTGCCCGGGGAGTTGGGATTAAACCGCGGCTCTAACGAGGGTCGCCCACGTCCCGCTCCCAGGATCCCGGCGCTTCCTGTGGGCAAGAGCCCAGCGTGGGGAGCAGCGAGGGGAACTGCTGAGCCTGGGATGAGCCCGCGGGCAGTGACACTCCGTCCCGGTCCCCGGGGCGACATTTCCGTAGTGAACGGGACAGGCTGAGTCTGAAGGGATCTGAGGGGCAGTTCCAGGTGAGCGATGCTGAGCTGTGAGGGCAAGGGCTGCCACCAGCCTGCACAGCACCCATCCCTTTTTGTCCCGAATTCAGGGCTGCCCAAACCCTGTCCCAGGCACCCCACATTGGCTCCCCTTCACCAGGGGATCGGGTTATGGGGTGAAACCCCAGGTGGGAGGGATGGCCCTGCTCGGGGTGCCCCGCTCAGCTCAGGGGGTGCCAGCGGGACACCCCCGGATCAGCAGCCGGCCTGGGGAAGCCCATCGCGATGCTTTGCCGTACCAGGAGGTTGTGCAAGAGCCTGCGGCTGTGAGAAAGGAGAAGTGAAAGTGTGAAGCGAGAGGCGGCTCCCCCGGCGCCAAGGGGGGTACCCCACGCTGCACCCCAagcccagcagcttttccagcgACGGCTGGAGGGATAAAGCCGGGGAAACgtggctctgcctccccctcctcctcctcatcccgAACCACCGCAAGCCCCCAGCCCACCGCAGCCACCGCACATCTGGGCGCCAGCGCTGCGCGCCCCTCCcgctctctgctctcccccctCACCATCAAATTGCGCCCgtctgccctccctccctgctccccagaacCCCTTCCCGCATCATCTCCACTCATCGGACACCACCTTTCaccctctgcaccccaaaacgCTGCcaccctctccagcctccccaaCCGCTGGGCGCCCCCCGCTCTGCCCATCCGCACCCACCCCTCGGGCGGGGCGGCGAGCGAAACCCCTCGGCTCCATCGCTCCCCAGCCCCGTCCGCCCCGTCGGGTCCCACCTGCCGGGGAGGAGCCGCCGCCGGTACCGGGCGGGGTGGGGCGCACCGGGAGCCGCTAGATGGCGCCCTACGAGCGGGACCGACGGGGGGGACGCATCGCCCTTTGCCCGGGGACACCCCCGGTGCCCCCGCTCCGGGGCTCCCGGCCCCACCCGGGCCGTCCCGGGCAAAGAGCGATGTGCTGAGGACAGAGACCCCCGAGGGGGCTGCCGGGGCGCGGCGGGAGAAGACCGGGAGGAGGGAAAAGccgggctgggaggaggaggaggagaccgggatggggagggaggggtgtGTAAAGGGGGGGGCCCGGCTTGTCGGTGCCCCGCCCGgggatgggaggaggaaaaCCTCCCGCCGTCCCTTTAACAGCCAGCGGCGCTGCTCGGAGTTCAGGCCGGGGTCAGGGGGAGTTCGCAGCCCGGGTTTCACCTCCGAGCTGGCGGCGTCGGGAACCCCGAGGAACCGCTGCTGCTTCTTCCACaaccacctcctcctcctcttcctcctcctcccgttCCGTAGGACCGGCCGGGAGCGTGGGGTATGgaggaagagaagcagcagaggaagaggagggtggaGGGGAGCAGCAACCGGCGGCGGCCCCCCCGGGGCTGAGCCATGAGAGTTCACCGAGACCTCAGCTGGCTGGCGGAGGCCACCGGACGCCCAGGTAAAAGGAGGGGGGGAACGCCCCGAAATGCGGGGAAATCAGCCGAAAAAGCCGCTCCGCGGGCTCTTGGCTTCGCGCACCTGGGCGGGGGGCACCGGCacggaggaggggaggggaggtcCCGCTCCCCCCACACCCCCGACCGTCCCCCCGCTCACCTCAAGGGGGGGAGAGGAAacgggggcggggggcgcccGGGGGGTCCGGCCCGCCGCCTCCCGGGACCGGCGCGCATAAGAAGCGGGGAGGCGCGGCGGGGAGCGGGACagcggcggggagcggcgggcgggCACCGGCTCGGGGCgtcccccctgctctcccccgGCAGGTGGGCGCGGGGTCTCGGGATCCCGCGgctggcggggccggggcgcggcgctggcggcggcggcgggtgATGTCACTTTCTCCAAAACCCTCCGGGGGTTTTCGCCCCCCTCCCGCCCCCCCGAGCCGCCGAGAAACGAGCCCCCATATAAGCGGTGGCACCGGCCGGGCGGGCGCGCAGAGCGGCCGGGACTCGGCGGAGCGCGGGGCTCAGACCCGCCCCCGCCacgccgcccgccccgcgcgtGGGTGAAGCCCCGGCCGCGCACGTCGAGCCCCCCGCGCGGTGCGGCGGGCACCGGGGCCGGGCACGGCGCTGACGGCGCGGCCGCTGTGTTGCAGGGCGGCGGGCGAGGAGCGGGATGCTGGACGCCATGGAGGTGCCGAGCCACTCgcggcagctgctgctgcagctgaacacGCAGCGCACCAAGGGCTTCCTGTGCGACGTGATCATCGTGGTGCAGAACGCGCTTTTCCGCGCGCACAAGAACATCCTGGCCGCCAGCAGCGCCTACCTCAAGTCGCTGGTGGTCCACGACAACCTGCTCAACCTGGACCATGAGATGGTGAGCCCCGGCATCTTCCGCCTCATCCTCGACTTCATCTACACCGGCCGCCTGGCCGAGTGCGAGCCGGGCAGCGAGCAGAgcctgggtgctgtgctggctgccgCCAGCTACCTCCAGATCCCCGGCTTGGTGGCCCTGTGCAAGAAGAAGCTGAAGCGCAGCGGCAAGTACTGCCACCTGCGCGGGGGCTACGCGCCCTACAAGCTGGGCCGCGGGCTGCGGGCCGCCACGCCGGTCATCCAGGCTTGCTACTCGGGGACGCCGCGGCCCGTGGACCTGCCTCCCGTGGAGCCGGCGGCGCCTCTCAACACGCAGTGCGGGGAGCTGTACGCCTCGGCCGCCCAGGGCGCCCCGCTGCACCCCCACGGGCTGTGCCCGCCCGAGCGCCACTGCTCGCCGCCCTGCGGCCTCGACCTCTCCAAGAAGAGCCCCACCGGCCCCTCcgcccagctcctgcccaccgACCGCCTGCTGCCCAGCGAGCCCCGCGAGCCCTCGCTGCCCCCACGGCACGACAGCCCCCCGGTCAGCGCCGGCCTCCTGGGCAGCCACGCCGCTGCCTACAAGGACTCCCCGCCGGGCGCTGAGCCGGGGGGACACCCCCACGCCCCCGACCCCTTCCGCAGCACGCCGCCCTGCGCCGAGCCCCCGCTGCCCCGCGCCGACGGGCGAGAGCTGATGTACCGCTGGATGAAGCACGAGCCCCTGGGCCCCTACCTGGACGAGGGGGAGGcggagaaggagctggagcggGAGGAGAAGGCCGAATCGCCGCCTGCGGCACCGCAGCCCCGCTACCCCAGCGTGGAGAGCAACGACCTGGAGCCCGACAACAGCACGAGCGAGGAGACGGGCAGCAGCGAGGGCCCCTCGCCTGGGGACGCGCTGGACCGATACTGCAACCACCTGGGCTACGAGCCGGAGAGCCTGGGCGACAACCTGTACGTCTGCATCCCCTGCGGCAAGGGCTTCCCCAGCTCCGAGCAGCTGAACGCCCACGTGGAGGCCCACAACGAAGAGGAGCTCTATCACAAGGCGGCGGCCGAGCAGGCCGTGCCCTTCCTGGACAAAGGTGGCCCGGGGCTGGGTGACATCTTGCGGCCTTACCGCTGCTCCTCCTGCGACAAGTCCTACAAGGACCCGGCCACGCTGCGGCAGCACGAGAAGACGCACTGGCTGACGCGCCCCTACCCCTGCACCATCTGCGGCAAGAAGTTCACGCAGCGCGGCACCATGACCCGCCACATGCGCAGCCACCTCGGCCTGAAGCCCTTCGCCTGCGACGCCTGCGGGATGCGCTTCACCCGCCAGTACCGCCTGACCGAGCACATGCGCATCCACTCGGGCGAGAAGCCCTACGAGTGCCAGGTGTGCGGCGGCAAGTTCGCCCAGCAGCGCAACCTCATCAGCCACATGAAGATGCACGCGGCCGGCCCCGACGGCAAAGCCAAGCTGGACTTCCCCGACAGCGTCTACGCCATGGCCCGGCTCACCGCCGACCAACTGGGGCTCAAGCAGGAGAAGGCGGCCGAGCTGCTGTCCCACACCTCGCACTTCCTCAGCGACCCCAAGGCCATGGAGAGCCTCTACCCCCTGGCCAAGTTCACGGCCGAGCACCTGGGGCTGAGCCAGGACAAGGCGGCCGAGGTGCTGGCGCAGGCTCCGCACCTGCACACCGAGGCCGCCCGGACCATAGAGCGATACTCGCCCCCCTAGCACCGGCCTGgccggggggctgggggggccgctGGGCTCCCCTCGCTGCCCCGTGTGGAGCTGGGGGGGGCGAGAGCTGATGGGTGCTCGTCCCCCGGCACTGCCGGCGGTCCCGGAGAACTCGCTCAGTAGCCAAGGTGCCGCGAGAGCTGCTCCGGGATGGATGGACGGCGTGTCCCTCGGGAGAAGCCGATAAATCAGGGACTGACCCCGCGGCACCTCCGCCCCCGGCCGTGGGGGGTGCTGGGAGCCCGGCACCGGGCGGCAGCCACGCACAAGCTGTGAGTGAGGCCGGGCTGCGCCCCGAGGCTTTGGAGGACATGAGCCCGCTCCTTacctcagggctgcccccgGGCCAGGGGACGCCCTCGGCAGCCGCTGCACCGCTCCGGCTCCGCGCTGGGAGCCGCCGGCGCTCGGCTTGGCCCCGACGGGACCCGGACTGTGCCTC
This genomic window contains:
- the HIC1 gene encoding hypermethylated in cancer 1 protein — its product is MRVHRDLSWLAEATGRPGRRARSGMLDAMEVPSHSRQLLLQLNTQRTKGFLCDVIIVVQNALFRAHKNILAASSAYLKSLVVHDNLLNLDHEMVSPGIFRLILDFIYTGRLAECEPGSEQSLGAVLAAASYLQIPGLVALCKKKLKRSGKYCHLRGGYAPYKLGRGLRAATPVIQACYSGTPRPVDLPPVEPAAPLNTQCGELYASAAQGAPLHPHGLCPPERHCSPPCGLDLSKKSPTGPSAQLLPTDRLLPSEPREPSLPPRHDSPPVSAGLLGSHAAAYKDSPPGAEPGGHPHAPDPFRSTPPCAEPPLPRADGRELMYRWMKHEPLGPYLDEGEAEKELEREEKAESPPAAPQPRYPSVESNDLEPDNSTSEETGSSEGPSPGDALDRYCNHLGYEPESLGDNLYVCIPCGKGFPSSEQLNAHVEAHNEEELYHKAAAEQAVPFLDKGGPGLGDILRPYRCSSCDKSYKDPATLRQHEKTHWLTRPYPCTICGKKFTQRGTMTRHMRSHLGLKPFACDACGMRFTRQYRLTEHMRIHSGEKPYECQVCGGKFAQQRNLISHMKMHAAGPDGKAKLDFPDSVYAMARLTADQLGLKQEKAAELLSHTSHFLSDPKAMESLYPLAKFTAEHLGLSQDKAAEVLAQAPHLHTEAARTIERYSPP